One window of the Oncorhynchus gorbuscha isolate QuinsamMale2020 ecotype Even-year linkage group LG17, OgorEven_v1.0, whole genome shotgun sequence genome contains the following:
- the LOC124001172 gene encoding probable histone deacetylase 1-B, giving the protein MALSSQGTKKKVCYYYDGDVGNYYYGQGHPMKPHRIRMTHNLLLNYGLYRKMEIYRPHKASGEEMTKYHSDDYIKFLRSIRPDNMSEYSKQMQRFNVGEDCPVFDGLFEFCQLSTGGSVAGAVKLNKQQTDIAINWAGGLHHAKKSEASGFCYVNDIVLAILELLKYHQRVLYIDIDIHHGDGVEEAFYTTDRVMTVSFHKYGEYFPGTGDLRDIGAGKGKYYAVNYPLRDGIDDESYEAIFKPIMTKVMEMYQPSAVVLQCGADSLSGDRLGCFNLTIKGHAKCVEYMKSFNLPLLMLGGGGYTIRNVARCWTYETAVALDSSIPNELPYNDYFEYFGPDFKLHISPSNMTNQNTNDYLEKIKQRLFENLRMLPHAPGVQMQAIPEDAVQEDSGDEEEEDPNKRISIRAHDKRIACDEEFSDSEDEAEGQGGGRRNAASFKKAKRTKTEEDKEKEGEEKKAGDDKKADDKKEVKEEKVPEEEKMDTTKGPKEESKTP; this is encoded by the exons GTGATGTTGGGAATTACTACTATGGCCAGGGGCATCCCATGAAGCCACACCGTATCCGCATGACACACAACCTCTTGCTGAACTATGGTCTCTACAGAAAGATGGAGATATAC CGACCTCACAAAGCCAGTGGAGAGGAGATGACCAAGTACCACAGTGACGACTACATCAAGTTCCTGCGTTCCATCCGGCCTGACAACATGTCGGAGTACAGCAAACAGATGCAGAGAT TTAACGTTGGTGAGGATTGCCCTGTGTTTGATGGCCTGTTTGAGTTCTGCCAGCTCTCAACAGGAGGCTCTGTTG CTGGAGCTGTGAAGCTGAACAAACAGCAGACAGACATTGCTATTAACTGGGCTGGAGGTCTCCATCACGCCAAGAAGTCTGAGGCGTCAGGTTTCTGCTATGTGAATGACATTGTGCTCGCAATTTTAGAGTTACTGAA ATACCACCAGAGAGTTCTGTACATAGACATTGACATTCACCATGGAGATGGAGTGGAGGAAGCGTTCTACACCACAGACCGGGTCATGACCGTGTCCTTCCACAAGTACGGAGAGTACTTCCCCGGCACTGGAGACCTGAGG GATATTGGCGCAGGGAAAGGCAAGTACTATGCTGTGAATTACCCTCTGAGAGATGGGATAGATGACGAGTCTTACGAAGCCATATTCAAGCCT atcATGACTAAAGTGATGGAGATGTACCAGCCTAGTGCAGTGGTTCTTCAGTGTGGAGCTGACTCTCTCTCGGGAGACAGGCTTGGCTGCTTTAACCTCACCATCAAAGGCCATGCTAAGTGTGTGGAGTACATGAAGAGCTTCAACCTGCCCCTGCTGATGCTGGGTGGTGGAGGCTATACCATCCGGAACGTGGCCCGCTGCTGGACCTATGAGACAGCCGTGGCCCTAGACAGCTCCATACCAAACG AGCTTCCATACAATGATTATTTTGAGTACTTTGGGCCAGACTTCAAACTGCACATCAGTCCCTCCAACATGACCAACCAGAACACCAACGACTACCTGGAGAAGATCAA GCAGCGTCTGTTTGAGAACCTTCGTATGCTGCCCCACGCCCCGGGGGTCCAGATGCAGGCCATTCCAGAAGACGCCGTGCAGGAGGACAGtggagacgaggaggaggaagacccTAACAAACGGATATCCA TTCGCGCCCATGACAAGAGGATAGCGTGTGACGAGGAGTTCTCAGACTCTGAGGACGAGGCTGAGGGTCAAGGGGGCGGACGGAGAAATGCTGCCAGTTTCAAGAAAGCCAAGAGAACAAAGACTGAAGAAGacaaagaaaaagagggagaagagaagaaagcagGCGATGACAAGAAAGCTGATGACAAGAAAG AAGTTAAAGAAGAAAAGGTGCCAGAGGAGGAGAAAATGGACACAACAAAGGG GCCAAAAGAGGAGTCCAAGACACCGTGA